A window of the Eretmochelys imbricata isolate rEreImb1 chromosome 7, rEreImb1.hap1, whole genome shotgun sequence genome harbors these coding sequences:
- the TIAL1 gene encoding nucleolysin TIAR isoform X2 produces the protein MDARVVKDMATGKSKGYGFVSFYNKLDAENAIVHMGGQWLGGRQIRTNWATRKPPAPKSTQENSTKQLRFEDVVNQSSPKNCTVYCGGIASGLTDQLMRQTFSPFGQIMEIRVFPEKGYSFVRFSTHESAAHAIVSVNGTTIEGHVVKCYWGKESPDMTKNFQQVDYSQWGQWSQVYGNPQQYGQYMANGWQVPSYGMYGQAWNQQGFGVDQSPSAAWMGGFGAQPAQGQGAPVIPNQAGYGMASYQTQ, from the exons AT GGATGCACGGGTAGTTAAAGATATGGCAACTGGAAAATCAAAAGGCTATGGTTTTGTATCATTTTATAATAAACTG GATGCAGAAAATGCAATTGTGCACATGGGAGGCCAGTGGTTGGGCGGCCGTCAGATCAGAACTAACTGGGCAACACGAAAACCACCTGCTCCTAAAAGTACACAAGAAA ATAGCACGAAACAGCTGAGATTTGAAGATGTAGTAAATCAGTCAAGTCCAAAAAATTGTACTGTTTACTGTGGAGGAATTGCCTCTGGACTAACAG ATCAACTTATGAGGCAGACGTTTTCACCATTTGGACAGATTATGGAAATAAGAGTTTTTCCTGAAAAAGGTTACTCATTTGTCAG GTTTTCAACCCATGAAAGTGCAGCACATGCTATTGTTTCAGTCAATGGAACTACAATTGAAGGACATGTTGTTAAATGCTATTGGGGTAAAGAATCCCCTGATATGACTAAAAACTTCCAACag GTTGACTACAGTCAGTGGGGGCAATGGAGTCAAGTCTATGGAAATCCACAGCAGTACGGGCAATATATGGCCAACGGATGGCAAGTACCATCTTATGGAATGTATGGTCAAGCATGGAATCAACAAGGATTTGGAGTAGA ccaatctccATCTGCTGCCTGGATGGGTGGATTTGGTGCTCAGCCTGCCCAGGGACAAGGTGCTCCTGTAATACCTAACCAAGCTGGATATGGTATGGCAAGTTACCAAACACAGTGA